The window TCGACGACATCGCGCACGAACTCGTGTCCGCGCGGCCGCTCGACGCGAATCGTCCCATCGACGATTTGCCCCTTCACCTTGAAGCGTTGCTCGATCTTGCGCTCGAGCGCATCGGGCGCGTCGGCGTGAATCACGACCACGTCGCCGCCCACTTGGTGCTTCAACTCCGACGGCTTGTCGATCGCGACCAGATTGCCCTGGTGCAGGATCGCGATCCGATCGCATCGCTCGGCTTCTTCCATGTAATGCGTCGTCAGCACGACCGTGACGCCGTGCGTTTCGCGCAGATGCGCCAAGTAGTTGGAAAATTCGCGGCGCGCGGCCGGATCGAGTCCCGTGCTCGGCTCGTCGAGCAACAGCAGCTGCGGCTCGTGCAGGAGCGCCTTCGCGAGTTCGACGCGCCGCTGCAAACCGCCGGAGAGCGTCTCGACCAGATCGCCGGCGCGGCCAGTGAGACCTAACTGCTCGAGCATCGCCGCGCTGCGATCCTTCAGGCGCTGCCCGGAGATTCCGTATAGATGACCATGATGGCGCAGGTTCTCGGCGACGGTCAGCTTGCCGTCGAGGCTCGGATGCTGGAAAACGACGCCCAGCGATCGCCGCACCGCGAGCGTCTCACCCGCGAGATCGCGCCCGAGCATCACAGCCTTGCCCGACTGCACCGGCACGAGCGTCGAAAGAATCTTGAAGAGCGTGGTCTTGCCGCCGCCGTTGGGTCCGAGGAAGCCGAAGATTTCGCCTTGCGCGATCGTGAACGATACGTCGCGCAGCGCTTCGCGCTCGCCGTAACGAAAGCCCAGGCTAGCGCACGAAATCGCGGGACGAGTGGCGGCCGGCGTTTCCACCATCCGCTCGATATTAGTGATCGGTGAACTACTCATCGTCTGAAATTAGAGCTGATTATCGTCCCTGCGCGGAAGCCTCGCAATCGCGCGCCGCTTACGGCTCGCCGAGGCCGCCCGCAGGTTCCGCGTCCTGCTCGCGCAGTCCCATCTCCGCGCGATGCCATCCGTCCTGGAACGCGGCAGCGCGATCGGCGCCGCTGCCATGCGTGCCGTCGCCACCGGTGAAGTCGTCGCCCGTGAGCTGGTAATACTGCGTCACTTCGGTCGGATCG is drawn from Candidatus Binataceae bacterium and contains these coding sequences:
- a CDS encoding ATP-binding cassette domain-containing protein, with translation MSSSPITNIERMVETPAATRPAISCASLGFRYGEREALRDVSFTIAQGEIFGFLGPNGGGKTTLFKILSTLVPVQSGKAVMLGRDLAGETLAVRRSLGVVFQHPSLDGKLTVAENLRHHGHLYGISGQRLKDRSAAMLEQLGLTGRAGDLVETLSGGLQRRVELAKALLHEPQLLLLDEPSTGLDPAARREFSNYLAHLRETHGVTVVLTTHYMEEAERCDRIAILHQGNLVAIDKPSELKHQVGGDVVVIHADAPDALERKIEQRFKVKGQIVDGTIRVERPRGHEFVRDVVDSFSSEIESVSFGKPTLEDVFVHLTGHQFFASAAPEAAKE